A portion of the Archocentrus centrarchus isolate MPI-CPG fArcCen1 chromosome 19, fArcCen1, whole genome shotgun sequence genome contains these proteins:
- the dclre1a gene encoding DNA cross-link repair 1A protein: MSQKENENDIWDYKPLGKKKKRREPPPETAATKRRCTLRKSSKKDVSSLSLKPQDRNTKAKAAESGDSATAGKTDGYNSLGAQELTSNISPTREANQSDSVAAVGPSSEDFCPICQMPFFILVVQSHRWHVAECLDAPRDTCEECPDGLQCSSTIPNHYKKFNHTLLAHSRANSDTALLSLSQQAEASCSSFPGLIKNEGSILETSQESALTPSALSASPHQHHNGTPQSKRTNGLLLLRSPGPEDFKKKKGWSSSTKSQNSITASQESFKEDLSIPDKEDSGEQASEDLCKSKDSSENDDMISFSPLSEFPTETEVNECRKALFSNDAIQNEDEDSMTLFSDSFSSEDELLTEFINSNSEGSNVPGNNPSSTNTQLGSVSSLAPTNQLAAATVATNRAASTGGKEAPEISKPSIQSPQSIVLERLRDTLLSSDNSHPQNLNDGRIQTEQRSSLQVPSSPSSIVQRSQTMPPQKGQSKAGQVSGLKQTDIGVFFGLTPLKEKKKEAESGPNDLNTASISTAGKSSGQRRQRKDRQRKNKVDTAADMTQATETVDSLVQGEAERGGTRFRRRRWNRGNADGEVELPRCPFYKKIPGTKFAIDAFRYGEIEGITAYFLTHFHSDHYGGLTKTSTLPIYCNRITGNLVKSKLRVEEQYVHILPMNTEVTVEGVRVILLDANHCPGAAMLLFFLPDGQTVLHTGDFRADPSMETYPELLSSRVQTLYLDTTYCSPEYTFPRQQEVINFAASTAFELVTLNPRTLVVCGSYSVGKEKVFLALAEVLGSKVCLSRDKYNTMCCLESEQIKARLTTNWKAAQVHVLPMMQLSFNKLQDHLARFSQQYDQLVAFKPTGWTFSQQVDSVEDIQPQISGNISIYGIPYSEHSSFLELKRFVQWLQPLKIIPTVNNGSWANRRAMEKCFSEWLTETKNKW, encoded by the exons AtgtcacagaaagaaaatgaaaatgacatctGGGACTATAAACCTCttgggaagaagaagaagagacgTGAACCACCGCCTGAAACCGCCGCCACTAAAAGAAGATGCACGCTCAGGAAATCCTCCAAAAAGGACGTATCTTCTCTCTCACTCAAGCCACAAGACAGGAATACAAAagccaaagcagcagaaagtggAGACAGTGCTACAGCTGGTAAAACAGACGGTTATAACAGCTTAGGTGCACAGGAGTTAACCTCAAACATATCTCCTACAAGAGAAGCAAATCAGAGTGACAGCGTTGCAGCTGTGGGCCCATCCTCTGAAGACTTCTGTCCCATCTGTCAGATGCCATTCTTTATTTTGGTTGTACAGTCCCACAGATGGCACGTGGCTGAGTGTCTTGACGCCCCCAGAGATACATGCGAAG AATGTCCAGATGGCCTTCAGTGCTCCTCCACCATTCCAAACCATTACAAGAAATTCAACCACACTCTTCTGGCCCACAGTCGAGCCAACAGCGACACAGCCCTCCTCAGTCTGTCCCAGCAGGCTGAGGCCAGCTGCAGTTCCTTTCCAGGACTGATCAAAAATGAGGGGTCTATTTTAGAGACTTCACAGGAAAGTGCTCTCACTCCTTCTGCCTTATCAGCATCGCCTCATCAACATCACAATGGAACACCTCAGTCTAAGCGTACAAATGGCCTTCTGCTCCTGCGTTCTCCTGGCCCAGAGgattttaagaaaaagaaaggctGGTCGTCGTCTACTAAAAGCCAAAACTCCATCACTGCTTCCCAAGAAAGTTTTAAAGAGGATTTATCCATTCCTGACAAGGAAGACAGTGGAGAGCAGGCTAGTGAAGATTTATGCAAAAGTAAAGattcttctgaaaatgatgACATGATatccttctctcctctctctgagtTCCCCACAGAGACTGAAGTCAATGAATGTAGAAAAGCTCTTTTTAGCAATGATGCAATCCAAAACGAGGATGAAGACTCGATGACGCTGTTCAGTGACAGCTTCTCGAGTGAAGATGAGCTCCTCACTGAATTTATAAACAGTAATTCAGAAGGCAGTAATGTGCCAGGAAACAACCCGTCTTCCACAAACACCCAGCTGGGTTCAGTTTCCTCATTAGCACCCACTAATCAGTTAGCTGCTGCTACAGTTGCTACAAACAGAGCTGCTTCCACAGGTGGAAAAGAAGCTCCTGAAATCAGTAAGCCTAGTATTCAGTCCCCACAGAGTATTGTTTTAGAGCGCCTGAGAGACACTCTTCTGAGCTCAGATAACTCGCACCCCCAAAACTTAAACGACGGTCGTATTCAAACAGAGCAAAGATCTTCTCTTCAAGTGCCTTCATCTCCTAGCTCCATTGTCCAAAGATCTCAAACCATGCCCCCTCAGAAGGGTCAGAGCAAAGCCGGTCAGGTCTCTGGTCTCAAACAAACTGACATTGGGGTGTTTTTTGGCCTCACACCActgaaggaaaagaagaaagaggctGAGAGTGGACCAAATGACCTCAACACTGCCTCCATTTCAACAGCTGGGAAGAGCTCAGGTCagagaagacagagaaaagacaggcagagaaaaaataaagtggaCACAGCAGCAGATATGACACAGGCAACAGAAACTGTTGACAGTTTAGTGCAGGGAGAAGCTGAGAGAGGTGGGACCAGATTTAGGAGAAGAAGATGGAACAGAGGCAATGCTGATGGAGAAGTAGAGCTGCCACGTTGTCCATTCTACAAGAAAATTCCAG GCACAAAGTTCGCCATTGATGCCTTTAGATATGGGGAGATAGAGGGCATCACTGCCTACTTCCTAACACACTTCCACTCAGACCACTACGGAGGCTTGACCAAGACTTCCACTCTTCCCATCTACTGCAACAGA ATTACAGGCAATCTGGTGAAGAGCAAACTGAGGGTGGAGGAGCAGTACGTCCACATCCTCCCCATGAACACCGAGGTCACTGTGGAGGGAGTCCGGGTCATTCTCCTAGACGCGAACCA TTGTCCGGGTGCTGCCATGCTGCTGTTCTTCCTGCCAGATGGACAGACAGTCCTCCACACTGGAGACTTCAGAGCTGACCCCTCAATGGAGACCTACCCCGAGCTACTTAGCTCCAGGGTGCAGACACTCTACTTAGACACCAC CTACTGCAGCCCTGAGTACACCTTCCCCAGACAGCAGGAGGTCATCAACTTTGCAGCCAGCACTGCATTTGAATTGGTGACACTCAACCCACGTACGCTTGTGGTGTGTGGATCCTACTCAGTGGGCAAAGAGAAGGTCTTTTTGG CACTGGCAGAGGTTCTGGGATCTAAAGTGTGCCTCTCTAGAGACAAGTACAACACCATGTGCTGTCTGGAGTCGGAGCAAATCAAAGCGCGTCTAACCACCAACTGGAAGGCAGCCCAGGTCCACGTGCTGCCCATGATGCAGCTCTCCTTCAAT AAACTGCAGGATCACCTGGCACGCTTTTCTCAGCAGTATGATCAGCTGGTGGCCTTCAAGCCTACTGGCTGgaccttcagtcagcaggtAGACTCAGTAGAAGACATTCAGCCTCAGATAAGTGGCAACATCTCCATCTACG GTATCCCCTATAGCGAGCACAGCAGCTTTCTTGAGTTAAAGCGGTTTGTCCAGTGGCTCCAGCCCCTCAAGATCATTCCTACCGTCAACAATGGCAGCTGGGCCAACAGGAGGGCTATGGAGAAGTGTTTCAGTGAGTGGCTCACGGAAACGAAGAATAAATGGTAA